Sequence from the Streptomyces sp. R33 genome:
TCTCGTCCGAGACCCTCGGCCGGCTGCGGGAGCAGCTGCTCGACTGACGGCCCGAACCGGCCGTGGAGCAGGCCGTCAGCCGCCGGCGACGGCCTGCTTCACCAGCGTCCTGCCGAAGTCCCACATCAGGGCGCCCCCGCCGTGCGCCTCGTCCATGACCGCGCGGAAGGCGCCGACGAACCGGTCGACGTCACCCTCGTCCACGATCAGCGGCGGGATGAGCTTGATGACCTCCAGATGGTCGCCGGACACCTGCGTCAGGATCCGGTGCTTCTGCAGCAGCGGCACCACGACCATCTGCGCGAAGAGCCCCTTGCGGGCCGCCTGGAGCATGGTCCACCGGCTGCGCAGCCCCAGCGAGGACGGCCGCCCGAACTCGATGCCGATCATCAGGCCGCGCCCCCGTACCTCGTGGAGCAGCTCGTACTCGTCCACGAGCGCCGCGAGCCGCCCGCGCAGCCGGTCGCCCATCGCGCGGGCGTTGACGACCACCGACTCGTCCTCCATGACGGAGAGCACCGCCAGCCCGGCGGCCATCGCCTGCGCGTTGGACCCGAAGCTGGCGGAGTGCACCAGTACCCGGTCCATGGACGAATAGACCTTCCTGAAGATCCATTCCTTGCCCAGGGTCGCACCGACCGGCACATAGCCGCCCGAGAGGGCCTTGGCCACGCACACCAGGTCCGGCTCCACGCCCGGCTCGTTCTGGTACGCGTAGAAATCTCCCGTCCGGCCGAGCCCCGTCTGCACCTCGTCCGCGATCAGCAGCGCCTTGTGCCGGTGCAGCAGCTCCTGCGCCGCGAGCAGGAACCCGGGCGGGGCCGCGAGCACGCCCTTGCCCTGGATCGGCTCGACGACGAAGGCGGCGACGTCGCCCCGCTTCAGCTCCCGCTCCAGGGCGGCCAGGTCCCCCAGCGCGATCTTCGTATCGGGCAGCAACGGCGCGAAGCCGTCGCGGAACCCGCCCTCCCCGTTGACCGAGAGCGAACCCGCGGTCAGCCCGTGGAAGGCGTGGTCGCAGTAGAGGACCCTCGGTCGCCCGGTGGCGTACCGGGCGAACTTCAGGGCGGTCTCCACGGCCTCGGTGCCGCTGTTGCCGAAGAAGACCCGGTCCAGGTGCGGGCTGTACGAGAGCAGCTTCTCCGCCAGCAGCCCCGGCAGCGGCTGGCAGTCGAACCGGGTCAGGTCGGCGAGCTGCGCGTCCAGGACGTCGTGCAGGGCCTGGCGGACCACCGGGTGGTGGCGGCCCAGGCCCATGACGCCGAACCCGGCCAGCATGTCCAGGTAGTCGTTCCCGTCGGCGTCCCAGAAGTGCGCGCCCTCGGCCCGTACGTAGACCTTGTCGAAGCCGATCGTGTGCAGCATCCGCGGCAGCTGGTGGTTGAGGTGCTTGGTGTGCAGCTCGTACCGTTCCCCGCCCCGCTGGTCCAGCAGGGCGCGGAGGTCGAACCCGGTCACTTCTTCTCCCGGTTCCCCGAGACGGTCTCCCGGGCCGCACGCAGGGATTCCTTCAGGGAGCCCATGGTGGCGAGGACGGCGGTGGGCTCGTAGCCGCAGTGCGCCATGCAATTCGCGCAGCGCGGGTCCTTTCCGCGGCCGTACTTGCTCCAGTCGGTCTCCTCGACCAGTTCCCGGTACGTCGGCACGTAGCCGTCGCTCATCAGGTAGCAGGGGCGCTGCCAGCCGAAGAGGGAGTAATTGGGAATGGCCCAGGCGGTGCAGGGGAAATCGACCTTGCCTTCCAGGAAGTCGAGGAAGAGCGGGGAGTGGTTGAGCCGCCAGCGCCCCCGGTTTCCGCCGGCGAATGCCTTCTTGAAGAGTTCCCTGGTCTGTTCGACGCCCAGGAAGTGCTCCTGGTCGGGGGCCTTTTCGTAGGCGTAGGCGGGCGAGATCATCATTTCGTCGACCTTGAGGTCGTCATTGAGGTAGTTGAGCACCTCGATGATCGTCTGCGGAGTGTCGGTGTTGAAGAAGGTGGAGTTGGTGGTGACCCGGAACCCGCGGCGCTTCGCCTCCTTGATGGCGGCGACCGCCTCGTCGAAGACGCCTTCCTTGGCGACCGACTCGTCGTGCCGTTCGCGCAGCCCGTCGATGTGCACGGCGAAGGCGAAGTACGGGGACGGGGTGAACTTCTCGATCTTCTTGCGCAGCAGCATCGCGTTGGTGCACAGGAAAACGTACTTCCGCTTGGCCACCAACTGCCGCACGATCTCGTGGATCTGCGGGTGCATCAGGGGCTCGCCGCCCGCGATGGACACCATGGGCGCGCCCGACTCCAGGACGGCGCCGACGGCCTGGGCGACCGGCATGCGCTGCTTGAGCACGCCGGCCGGGTGCTGGATCTTCCCGCACCCCTCACAGGCCAGGTTGCAGGCGTAGAGCGGTTCCAGCTCGACGATCAGCGGGAACTTCTCACGCTTGCGGAGCTTCTGTTCGAGAAGATACGTCCCGACCCTGATGGACTGTCGCAGTGGCATGGCCATCTGGCTCACCTCCTGGGGAGCAGCAAAGAACGGTGCCAGTCATGAAACGCGGGCAGTAGGGCACGCAGTACGCGGAAGGCCGATATTCCACCGCGGAACGTGCCGATACGGACGAGCTCATGCTCCGGAGCGTCCACGATCACCCGGACGGCCGCAACCGGACGGTTCCAGCCATCTTCGGCGGCCCGGGTGGCCGTCCACAGGGTGGCCGCGGACTCCATGTCGACCGCGACGGCGCCGGTTGCGCGCAGCTGGGCGCGTTCCTGGCCGCGGACGACATGGTCGGATCCGGTCAGTGCGCCGGTGTGCACGGTCCGGCCGGGAACGGCCCGGGCCAGTGCCTCGGCGAGCAGGGCGGTGCCGGCGCAGCCGACGGTGCCCCGCGGATCCCGGGTCTCCTCGGCGACGACCAGGTCGCCGGGGCTCATGCCGGGGACCAGCCCGGCGCAGAACCCGGTGGCGAGGACGGGGGCCCGGCGCAGCCCCGGCTCGGCGAGGGCCCGGCCGACGGCCCGCTCGGCGGCGCGCGGGCCCATGCCCGTACGCAGCACGTCGTAGCCCGGTTCGGGGCGGGCCGCCCCGCGGCCGCCGCCGCTGCGCAGCGCCGCCTGCTCGATGCGCAGCGCGCAGGCGACCAGCAGCGGGGCGGGCGGCTCTGCGGGCGGCGGCTCGGGCGGGGGCTCGGGGTCGAGCGGCCCGTCGGCCCGGTCGGCGGAGGCCATCAGGCCTCCCCGGGCGCGAAGGGTTCTCCGTACAGGTAGCGGCCGAGCGCGGTGAGCGGGAACACCTGCCGGTACAGGTGGTAGTTGATGGAGAAGTCCCAGGGGAAGCCGGTGCCGGTGAAGTACGGCTCGTCCCAGGAGCCGTCCTCCCGCTGGGTCTCCACCAGGTACCCGATGCCGCGCTCGACGGCCTTGCCGTGCCGCTCCCCCGCCGAGAGCAGCGCCATGAGCGCCCAGGCGGTCTGCGAAGCGGTCGAGGCCCCCTTCCCGGCCCACTCCGGGTCCTTGTAGGAGCGCTGGTCCTCGCCCCACCCGCCGT
This genomic interval carries:
- a CDS encoding aspartate aminotransferase family protein, producing the protein MTGFDLRALLDQRGGERYELHTKHLNHQLPRMLHTIGFDKVYVRAEGAHFWDADGNDYLDMLAGFGVMGLGRHHPVVRQALHDVLDAQLADLTRFDCQPLPGLLAEKLLSYSPHLDRVFFGNSGTEAVETALKFARYATGRPRVLYCDHAFHGLTAGSLSVNGEGGFRDGFAPLLPDTKIALGDLAALERELKRGDVAAFVVEPIQGKGVLAAPPGFLLAAQELLHRHKALLIADEVQTGLGRTGDFYAYQNEPGVEPDLVCVAKALSGGYVPVGATLGKEWIFRKVYSSMDRVLVHSASFGSNAQAMAAGLAVLSVMEDESVVVNARAMGDRLRGRLAALVDEYELLHEVRGRGLMIGIEFGRPSSLGLRSRWTMLQAARKGLFAQMVVVPLLQKHRILTQVSGDHLEVIKLIPPLIVDEGDVDRFVGAFRAVMDEAHGGGALMWDFGRTLVKQAVAGG
- the hpnH gene encoding adenosyl-hopene transferase HpnH, giving the protein MAMPLRQSIRVGTYLLEQKLRKREKFPLIVELEPLYACNLACEGCGKIQHPAGVLKQRMPVAQAVGAVLESGAPMVSIAGGEPLMHPQIHEIVRQLVAKRKYVFLCTNAMLLRKKIEKFTPSPYFAFAVHIDGLRERHDESVAKEGVFDEAVAAIKEAKRRGFRVTTNSTFFNTDTPQTIIEVLNYLNDDLKVDEMMISPAYAYEKAPDQEHFLGVEQTRELFKKAFAGGNRGRWRLNHSPLFLDFLEGKVDFPCTAWAIPNYSLFGWQRPCYLMSDGYVPTYRELVEETDWSKYGRGKDPRCANCMAHCGYEPTAVLATMGSLKESLRAARETVSGNREKK
- a CDS encoding 1-hydroxy-2-methyl-2-butenyl 4-diphosphate reductase, whose protein sequence is MASADRADGPLDPEPPPEPPPAEPPAPLLVACALRIEQAALRSGGGRGAARPEPGYDVLRTGMGPRAAERAVGRALAEPGLRRAPVLATGFCAGLVPGMSPGDLVVAEETRDPRGTVGCAGTALLAEALARAVPGRTVHTGALTGSDHVVRGQERAQLRATGAVAVDMESAATLWTATRAAEDGWNRPVAAVRVIVDAPEHELVRIGTFRGGISAFRVLRALLPAFHDWHRSLLLPRR